The DNA region TTTCAAGACTCATATTTAGTCTCGTATTTTGAATCATTTTATTAACTGAGCTCTTGAATTTTTTTTGACGAGGTATTTGGTTGAAAAAAAAGATTTTTAGCTTATTGTATAGGAGAAAATTTAATGTTGTAAGAAAAAAAGAAAGAATAAGATTTAGTATACGAACCTTACTAAAAAAACCATCATCAAAATCAAACAAATCTTGAATCTTAATATCAATCAAAGAAAGGAAGAAGGAATCACCATGAGTACTATCTTGAATGATAATTTGAGCTAAAGTAAATAGCACGAAAATCAATAGCTTTTGAGGGCTAAAAGATGTAGTTATTTTTTCGAGATATAAGTCTTTTAGGGAGTCTACAAAATCTTCCATGATTTGTATCTTATGATGCCAATCTTTTGAAGATTACATCACCTGTTTCTACATTAAGAACTCCAGATTCTTTAACGACATGGCCGATAAAGGAAAAACTTTTCTTGGGGCGACCGTTCTCATCTTGCTCCAAGAATGGTAGTACTTGATTGCAATCACTGTGTTCAACAAAAAACAAAGTTGACTCTTTTCCATTATAAGTATGCTTAACCTTACCTTTGGTTTTGGTTGGATTCAACATTAACAAATAACATTCACAGAGCATTTCTGGCCCTAACTCTTTGTATGAAGTAATGGTACTAAATCTTGTACTTATCCTAGTATCGAAGTGATACTCTGATGATTGCTCTCCATTTAATCTCAAGGTAATGCTACCTTCTTCCTGACTCTTTCTCACAGGAATGATAGCCTGATTTATATTGCTAATAATTGATTTACTGCCATAGCTTTCTGATTTTATCTCACTCTTTCCTGACAAAATGTCTTGGTAGCTTTTGGGAATTAGTAGACTTTGTCCTTCTCTGTCTTTTACTTGCTCTAAAACTTTTTGATGTGTTATTTTTGCGTCGCTTATAGCAAGATCATAAGGATTGAAAATTGCTTGAGATACTCTATCAATAGTCCTTTTTAGATTTTGCGTTGCTTCTCTGAAAGATACTCGATAACAATTGTTGGCTGTACTCTCTAAAAAAAACTCGGTGAGATAGTAGTCTTCTTTTTTTAATCTCTCATTTTTAAAAATGCCATCTCTTTCAATATCTATATAAGCTCTTTCTAGAGCCTTTTGGATATGAGTATATGTCATCCCTAGTGTTCTCATTGAAACTTTATGATTTACAGCAAGGGAACCATCAAAAATAATTTCAATCATTGAGCAAAGACAATTGAATCATGTGGATATTTTCATTAATGGTAATCAATGTCTGGGTGCAGATCAAAAAACTGTCAATTTTGGCTAAAAGTGACATGAAATCATTATAGCTGTGGAAATTGGCAAAGCCGAGAGCATCTGCCGTGCCGCCATTATAGAGAAACACGTCCAAAAATGTACCTGCGATCGCCTATCCCTCAATGTCAGTTTCCTCCACTAACTAATTGATTTATAAGTTCATATGTAAGTAGAAGTGCGGAAAGCAGCTTACTGCAATATTGAGGGACTCAACGGAAAACAGAAAAATGTTTTATAAAAAATATGACGAGCAAATACAAAATATGACAGGTGATCGCCGATAACCCAGTCTTTGCAACAAAAATAGAAGTATTAGTGAGACTGGGGAAAAGATTGTATGTTGCAGCACGACGTAATCATTGTGGGTGGTGGATTAGCAGGATGCCGCGCTGCTTTAGAAATAAAGAAAACAAATTCCAACATTGATGTAGGGCTCATCGCCAAAACCCATCCTATTCGTTCTCACTCCGTCGCTGCCCAAGGTGGCATTGCAGCCAGTCTTAAAAATGTTGACCCTGAGGACAGTTGGGAAGCCCATGCCTTCGACACCGTAAAGGGTTCCGACTACCTAGCTGACCAAGATGCTGTCGAAATTCTCACAAAAGAAGCTCCTGAGGTTATCATCCAGCTGGAGCATATGGGGGTGTTATTTTCTCGCCTCGAAGATGGGCGCATTGCTCAACGCGCTTTCGGTGGGCATTCCCATAAACGCACGTGTTACGCAGCAGATAAAACAGGTCACGCCATTCTCCACGAGCTCGTCAATAATCTCCGGCACAATGGCGTCACCATTTACGACGAATGGTATGTGATGAATCTCATTTTTGAGGAGAATCAGGCAAAGGGTCTGGTAATGTATCACATCGAAACGGGGAAGCTCGAAGTCGTTTGCGCCAAAGCTGTAATGTTTGCAACGGGCGGTTATGGGCGCGTTTTTAATACGACGTCTAATGATTTTGCGTCAACAGGTGACGGACTAGCGATGACGGCAGCTGTGGGATTACCGCTCGAAGATATGGAGTTTGTGCAATTCCATCCAACAGGTTTATTTCCAGTAGGAGTTCTAATTTCTGAGGCTGTACGAGGCGAAGGCGCTTATCTCCGTAATAGCGACGGCGATCGCTTTATGGAGAAGTACGCGCCAAAACAAATGGAACTTGCACCCAGAGATATCACCTCGCGAGCCATCACTTTAGAGATTCGAGCAGGTCGCGGTATTAAGCCAGATGGTAGTGCTGGCGGTAATTTTGTCCATCTCGATTTGACTCACATGGGTAAAGACAAAATTATGAGTAAAGTCCCTTTCTGTTGGGAAGAGGCAGAGCGATTGGTGGGGATTGATGCCATTGTCGAGCCAATGCCTGTGCGTCCAACTGCTCACTATTCCA from [Leptolyngbya] sp. PCC 7376 includes:
- a CDS encoding succinate dehydrogenase/fumarate reductase flavoprotein subunit, whose translation is MLQHDVIIVGGGLAGCRAALEIKKTNSNIDVGLIAKTHPIRSHSVAAQGGIAASLKNVDPEDSWEAHAFDTVKGSDYLADQDAVEILTKEAPEVIIQLEHMGVLFSRLEDGRIAQRAFGGHSHKRTCYAADKTGHAILHELVNNLRHNGVTIYDEWYVMNLIFEENQAKGLVMYHIETGKLEVVCAKAVMFATGGYGRVFNTTSNDFASTGDGLAMTAAVGLPLEDMEFVQFHPTGLFPVGVLISEAVRGEGAYLRNSDGDRFMEKYAPKQMELAPRDITSRAITLEIRAGRGIKPDGSAGGNFVHLDLTHMGKDKIMSKVPFCWEEAERLVGIDAIVEPMPVRPTAHYSMGGIPVNTEGRVRKNGTELTEGFFAAGECACVSVHGANRLGSNSLLECIVYGRRVGSKIAEYIGDRPLPDISEKDYLEAAKTRIKKLIDQTGKTRIGDLRQRFQDTMSEHCGVFRTDEIMSEGIQEIQSLKAEYNDVFLDDKSTHWNTELIEAMELQSILKVGEAILTSAYNRKESRGAHSREDFPIRDDKKYLGHTLSFCSEDGVDIEYMPVVVNRFEPKERKY